The Pseudomonas viciae genomic interval CGCACTGAACAACCTTGCCGGCAGCGTCGAACACACCGGAGCAGGCCTGCTCAAGATCGACCTCGCCAGCCTGAGCGGCAACCAGGGCAGCATCACGGGTCTGGGCCACGGCGATGTGGACATTAGCTCGATCAATGGCACCGGGCGCCTGCAGTTCAATGGCGCTCTGGATGTGGCCGTGGGCAACAACCTCAACCTGCTGGCCGGTGACCGCATCGCCAGTGCCAGCAACCTGATGTTAAGCGCCACAACCCTGAACAACAGCGGCGAAGTACTCAGCGACGGCGACCTGAGCCTGACGCTCACCGGCGACCTGAATAATGACGGCCTGCTGTCGGCGGCCAAGGCCGTCAGCCTCTCGGCGGGGAACCTGACCCAAAATGGCGGACGTATCGCCAGTGCCGGTGATACCACCCTCAACCTGCGCGGCAACCTGGACAACCTGGGGCGCCTGATCGCCAGCCAGAATCTCAAGATCCACGCGGCACAAGTCAGCAACCGCGGAACCCTCGGTGCCCTTGGCCAGGTGGACATCTTCGCGGGCAACGGCATCAGCACCTCAGCCGATACCCTGATCTACAGCGGCGCCGACATGAACCTGCGCGGTGCCAGCCTGAGCAACCTCTACGGCGACATCTACAGCAAGGGCAACCTGAGCTTCGCCGCCCTCGACGGTGGCCAGGCAAACAGCCTGAGCAACCGCTCGGCGAACATCGAAAGCGAAGGCGACATGAACCTCAATGTCGCCAACCTGGAAAACACCAAGGACACCTTCGAGATCGGCGAATCCCTTGTCAGCCGCCGCATCGACATCAACTGTACCGACTGCTCCGGCAAGCACCACACCGCGACTTTTATCGTCAACAGCACCTACCTGGGAAAAATCATCCAGGACTCTCCGGGCGCACGCCTGATTGCCGGACGTGACCTGCTGATCAATGCCGGTACGGTGGAAAACAAGCAAAGCCTGCTCGCCGCCAACCGCGACGCATTCGTCAACGCGACAAACTTCTACAACCGTGGGGCGACCCTCGACCAGCGTGTCGAAAGCACCACTTACTTCCTGCACGGGGTGAAACAGGGCGACTTCCGTTGGGCAGAGTCCAACGCCAATGCCTGGAACGCGGCCAACGCCGGCAGCGCCCCGGACCAGCAGCAACCGATTCCGACGGCGATCACCCAGTACCCGCTCATCGGCCAGAGCAGCGTCGTACACAACGGCACCCAGACGGGTTACGCCTCGACCTTGCAGTCCGGTCGCCAGTTGAACCTCACCGTCACCGGCAACCTGGAAAACGGCACCTTGACTCAGCAGGCCAGCGCCCAGTTGACCGGCCAGAGCCTGACTAACACCGTTGGCCTGGTCGGTGGCCAGACCATCACCGTCAATGCCCTGGGCAGTGGCGGCAGCACCCAGGTGGCGGCGGATGTACGGCGCGTCGAGCGTGTCGCTGCCGACGGCAGTACCCAGCTCAGCTTTGTACCGGTGGACTTTGCCGGCGTACCTTTCGCCGCCGTCGACCCCACAGCGCTCGCCACCTATCGACTGCCGGAAGGTGACTATGGCTTGTTCGTGCGTAGCCAGAACCCGGACAGCCGCTACCTGATCGAGACCAACCCCAACCTGACCAACCTCTCGCGCTTCATGAGCTCCGACTACATGCTGGGCCTGTTGGGCTACAACGACGACCGCAGCTGGCGTCGCCTGGGTGATGGCTTGTACGAAACCCGCCTGATCCGCGAAGCGGTGCTGGCTCAGACCGGGCAGCGCTTCCTCGCCGCCAGCCTGACCAGCGACTACGAGCAATACCAGTACCTGATGGATAACGCCATCGCCGCCAAGAACTCGTTGCAACTGAGCGTCGGCGTAGCCCTGAGCGCCCAGCAAGTGGCGGCGTTGACCCACGACATTGTCTGGATGGAGACCCGCCAGGTGCAGGGCCAGCAAGTCCTGGTGCCGGTGCTCTACCTGGCCCAGGCCGAGTCGCGCAACCTGCGCGGCGGCAGCCTGGTGCAGGCCCGGGATATTAACCTGATGGCCGGCAACGACCTGACCAACGTCGGCACCCTGCGGGCCAGCAGCAACCTGGTGGCAGAGGCGGGGAACAATCTCTATCAGGGCGGTCTGACGCAAGCCAGCGAGCGTGTGAGCCTGATGGCCCAGAACAGTATTCGCAACGCCCTGGGCGGCGAAGTACGTGGCAATCAGGTCGACCTCACCGCCGTCAAAGGCGACGTCGTCAACGAGCGCGCCGCCATGGAAGTGCTCTACGGTTCCGGCTCGCGGACCAACCTGGATCAGGGCAGCCTGATCAGTGCCCGCCAGCAATTGAATGTCAGCGCCGGACGCGACCTGACCAACAAAGGCCAGATCAACAGCGACGGCAATGCCACGCTCAATGCCGGCCGCGACGTGGAAATGCTCGCGGTGCAGGATCACACCTTCACCCAGAATGCGATCCGCCGTGGCCTGGTGACCAACAACACGGTTAAGACCCTCGGCTCCAGCGTGACCACTGGCGGCAACCTGGAAGTGAACGCCGGACGTGACATGGCGGTCGTGGCGAGCCAGGTCAAGGCCGGTCATGACCTGGCCCTCAATGCAGGCAATGACATAGCCATTGTCTCGGCCCAGGACGAACAGTCCTCGACCTTCTACCAGAAGAAAAAAGGTTCCTGGGGCAAAAGCAAAACCACCCAGAGCGCGGACTCGGCGACCAGCAACGTGGCTTCGCAGATCGAGGCCGGACACGACCTGACCGTCAACGTCACCCAGGACAAGGACGGACGCATCGGCCTCACGGGTGGCCGCGACGTAAGCGTGATCGGCAGCCAGCTCAAGGCCGGCAACGACTTGCTGGTGGGGGGTGCCGGCGACGTGAACCTGATGTCGGCGCAAGAGCAGACCGACAGCAGCTACAGCATGAAGAAAAAAGGCAGCTTCGGCCTGAGCAAAAGCGGCAATAGCCGCAGTTCCAGCAGCATCACCCAAGTGGGCAGCGAGCTGAGCGCCGGAAACGATGCCGTGGTGGTCGCTGGCGGTAACGTCAACCTGTCCGCCAGCCGTGTCGACGCCAAGCGCGATGCGCAATTGCGCGCCGGGATGGTCGACAAGAACGGCGACGTCAACCTGATGGACGCAGCCAACGAGTCCACCAGTCAAAGCGAGAAGTACAAAAGCAAGGTTGGCTTCAGCACCTCCGGCAACTTCATTTCCATCGCCTCGGCGAAGAAATCCGGGCAGGCAAACCTGCAGACCCAAAGTGTCGGCAGCCAAGTCACCGCTGGCCGCGATGTCACCGTACAGAGCATCCGTGACGTGAACATGATCGGCAGCACCGCCCAGGCCGGGCGTAACCTGCAAGTGGGCGCAGGGCGCGACGTCAACGTACTGGCCGGCAGCAACAGCCAGGACCAGAGCAACTGGAAATCCACGAAGCAGAGCGGCCTGTCCCTGGAAAGCGATCGCAACGGCTTCACTGCGTTTGCCGGGCGCGAAGCGACCAAGGAAAAATCCCGAGCCGCCCAGCAGACTGCCGCCGGCAGCCAACTGGTGGCCGGCCAGGACATGACCGTCCAGGCCGGGCGCGACCTGACCCTCGAAGGTGCGGGCCTGGACGCCGGGCGCGACATCAGCCTGCAGGCCACACGCGACATCAATGTCGATGCCGCCGATGAAACCTTCATCCAGGAGCGCAGCAAGACCCGCGACCGCAACGGCCTGACCGCCAACATCAGCCACAACTATGGCAACACCATGGACGCCATCAACGGCACCGGCAAAGGTGAAGACAACGTCAGCAAGGCCTCCAGCGTGCTCAGCACCGTGGATGCCATCAACTCCTTCACTTCCGGGCCGACCAGCGCCACTCACCTTGGCTCGGCCAGCCAGGGCACCAGCTCGCGTTCGGAAATTCGCGACAACGTCCCGTCCACTTTGAGCGCCGGGCGTGACATCAACGCCATGGCCGGTAACAACCTCAATGTGCGCGGCAGTCAGTTCGAGGCCGGGCGCGACATCACCCTGGTGGGCAAGAACGTCAACCTCGACGTGGCCCGTGGCGCAATCAACCAGGAGAGCCAGACCACCCGCAGCCAGGGCGGCATCAACGGCCAGAGCGGCGGCGGCAGTGCCCGCGCCGGGATCGGTGGCAGCAACGGCGTGGCCAGCGAAGAAATGACCCAGGGCACCAACAACCCGAGCGTACTGCTCTCCGGGCGTGATACCAACATCGAGGCCAGTGAGAACCTGACCATGATCGGTACCCAGGTAATTGCCGGCCACGATATCGATTTGCGTGCCGGCAAGGACCTGACCATCCGCGCCGCACAGAACGACTCCGACAGCGAATCCACCCGGCGCAGCGGTGGCGGAGAAGTCGGCATCGCCTTGGGTGGCAAGGACTTCATCGCTGTCTACGCCAGCGTCGACATGGGCAAGGGCAAGCTGGAGCGGGAAACCGAGAAACAACAGACCGCCTACCTGTACGCAGGCAACCAACTGCGCTTCAACAGCGGCAACGACACCACCATCGCCGGCGCCAACCTGCGCGCCGACGAAGTGGTTGGCCGCGTCGGCGGCGACCTGCTGGTGTCGTCGGTGCCAGACACCGGCAAAGTCAGCGGCAAGCAGTTCGATGCCAGCGTCACCGTCAGCATCGGCCTGGCCGGTGGCGGTGGCGTCAGCGGTTCAGTGGGGGCGGGCAAGACCACCGGCAAGACCAACTGGGTTGAACAGCAAACCAGCATCACCGGTAAAAACGGTGTGGATATCCGCACCGAGAAACACACCCAGATCGATGGCGCGCTGATCGCCGCCGACAACGGCAAGCTCAAGCTCGACACCAACACCCTGGGCTTCCGTGACATCAATGGCGTAGACAAGGAGCACAGCTACTACGTCAACGTTGGCGGTGCCTTTGGTTGGGGTGCGGAAGCAGGTAACGGCGCCAAGGCCACCGGCGGCAAGGACGTGGCCTTCACCGGCGACAAGAGCCTGAGCGGCGCGCCCAAGGAAGGCTTCAATGGCTGGAGCGTGAGCGGCTACGACTATCGCAAGGAGCGCGAGCAGGATGTGCGCGCCACCGTCGGCGCGGGCAACATCATCGTGCGCAACGACGCGATCACAGGCCAGCATTCAACCAGTGGCCTTAACCGTGATCCATCCAAGGCGTACGACATTACCCGGGACAAGGAAAAGCGCACCGACCTGTACATCAGCGAGTCGTCGCTCAACTCGGTGGGCAGCCCGATGCAGACCCTGGACAGGTGGAAAAAGGGCCTGCAGGACTATGGCAAGAACAGTTCCGATCTGTTCAAAATATACGGTGAGTTGACCGGGGCTACTGAGAAAGCACTGGTCGAAAATCCGAATCTGGCACCATTGGCGTGGGTTCCGGCCGTGCTGGAGCGCGCCATGGACACAACCAGCTTTTGGACGGGCGGTCTGATGCCGGGCGTAATCAGCCATGGTGGTGTGGCCACGCAATTGCCTGTGTTGCTCAGCGGCGACATGAGTTTCTACCGCACTACATTGGTCTACCAAATGGATACCAACAACAAAATCCTTATGGACCCAGAAACGGGTAAGCCGCTCCTCAAGAGCATCGACGCCCAAGTCATCCTGCGGCCCGACGGTTCGGGCCCGATAGCGACCAACGGCATTCAGAACGCATTTGGGGCCGCGATGGTCAACGGTGGCATGCAAACCGGCTCCGACAATTACATACAAGCCTACAATCCGGAGCACGGTTTCCTGGGCGATCTGCTGGAGTCGGCATGGGATGTGAACTTGGGTGACATCGTGCGCTCCGGTAACGCCCGGCAATTGAGCGACTTCTATCAAGCGGGGATCGATCAAGGCTACAAATTGGACTTGGTAGGCCACAGCCAGGGCGCGCTGCTGACCTATCGGGCAATTCAGGGCATGAACTTCGGCACAAGCGCCGGTAGCATTCAGCTTTCCGGGGCACCCGTCTACGCACAAAACTTCTACGACAGTGCCAAGGAAGCGGGTTTCAGTATTCGGAACGGGA includes:
- a CDS encoding hemagglutinin repeat-containing protein, coding for MDVRSPLSQSIALSLASIVFLNPIVAAAAGLAVDAAAGGKTTIGAAGNGVPVININGTNGSGLSHNKFTDYNVGKNGVILNNATGKTQSTQLGGIIVGNSNLKGQAAQVILNEITSGNRSHLAGYTEVAGQAARVIVANPNGITCSGCGFINTPRATLTTGKPIMDGQRLDSFQVDGGDISIEGAGLDASDVDQFDLITRSAKLNANIYAKNLNVVTGRNDVSADNLSATARAEDGSKKPELAIDSSALGGMYAGAIRLVGTEKGVGVRLAGDMAASVGDIQIDASGKVSMNNASANQAITVNGQSLDVQGKVYAGTQVSVNTRANVTVGKSIAARDKVTVTSAGKVINNGIVEAGVNPDNTRNQGGDVTITAKQLTNTGNVVASRNLAVDASEVIDNQNGIIQGANVGLTSARLVNQGTSARVLGLNTLSLLTPAIVNLGALIRFGDGQSTTLNLDSLDNTDGHLELAGGNLELNTRQLTNLRGSVIADQLQLTAERLDNQGGLIASSVGQSNLKVSGQLDNTGGVLQAQSLLDVSAARVLNQGGKVVADHLKLTAERLDNSANGLISAELGNNALTVTQDLINQGGRIQAASVLTVKSGTVDNLGGTLVGQQLTLVSQGALNNQQGKISADQLDLTAQDVNNTEGLLQGTSVATLSARDLNNLKGNVNGGQLSVGLDSLSQNTQGVLSAETGKLTMVVAQQLNNSAGHLQAKVGDLDVSAAALNNQQGVIVGKQLLLTQSGLLDNRGGRVVGDQLTVGAGRIDNSANGLLLAGTGGALLTLKDQGMTRGQLLNNQGRVQSDGHLQINGSDIDNHGGVLLGSSVGANASSLDNSAQGSVIASGGTIELVVSGVLNNALGLIDGGESAVRVTQATQFDNQGGTLAGKRLDVQGTVVDNRKGQLLSGTEGLKITATTVNNSEGLVLARGGHADLQLNQGTLNNQGGALQGDSAEVVAASVDNSALAGKAGLINAQVGDLKLLVDNLTNQAGRLYAQGLLSSQGQVLDNRAGGEISARTLSLNAVSTYNQTGLIESGGNLLLTGDNLNNSTGRIRAIGGNLSQILLTGDLNNQSGSIGVTSQALNLKAGALNNLAGSVEHTGAGLLKIDLASLSGNQGSITGLGHGDVDISSINGTGRLQFNGALDVAVGNNLNLLAGDRIASASNLMLSATTLNNSGEVLSDGDLSLTLTGDLNNDGLLSAAKAVSLSAGNLTQNGGRIASAGDTTLNLRGNLDNLGRLIASQNLKIHAAQVSNRGTLGALGQVDIFAGNGISTSADTLIYSGADMNLRGASLSNLYGDIYSKGNLSFAALDGGQANSLSNRSANIESEGDMNLNVANLENTKDTFEIGESLVSRRIDINCTDCSGKHHTATFIVNSTYLGKIIQDSPGARLIAGRDLLINAGTVENKQSLLAANRDAFVNATNFYNRGATLDQRVESTTYFLHGVKQGDFRWAESNANAWNAANAGSAPDQQQPIPTAITQYPLIGQSSVVHNGTQTGYASTLQSGRQLNLTVTGNLENGTLTQQASAQLTGQSLTNTVGLVGGQTITVNALGSGGSTQVAADVRRVERVAADGSTQLSFVPVDFAGVPFAAVDPTALATYRLPEGDYGLFVRSQNPDSRYLIETNPNLTNLSRFMSSDYMLGLLGYNDDRSWRRLGDGLYETRLIREAVLAQTGQRFLAASLTSDYEQYQYLMDNAIAAKNSLQLSVGVALSAQQVAALTHDIVWMETRQVQGQQVLVPVLYLAQAESRNLRGGSLVQARDINLMAGNDLTNVGTLRASSNLVAEAGNNLYQGGLTQASERVSLMAQNSIRNALGGEVRGNQVDLTAVKGDVVNERAAMEVLYGSGSRTNLDQGSLISARQQLNVSAGRDLTNKGQINSDGNATLNAGRDVEMLAVQDHTFTQNAIRRGLVTNNTVKTLGSSVTTGGNLEVNAGRDMAVVASQVKAGHDLALNAGNDIAIVSAQDEQSSTFYQKKKGSWGKSKTTQSADSATSNVASQIEAGHDLTVNVTQDKDGRIGLTGGRDVSVIGSQLKAGNDLLVGGAGDVNLMSAQEQTDSSYSMKKKGSFGLSKSGNSRSSSSITQVGSELSAGNDAVVVAGGNVNLSASRVDAKRDAQLRAGMVDKNGDVNLMDAANESTSQSEKYKSKVGFSTSGNFISIASAKKSGQANLQTQSVGSQVTAGRDVTVQSIRDVNMIGSTAQAGRNLQVGAGRDVNVLAGSNSQDQSNWKSTKQSGLSLESDRNGFTAFAGREATKEKSRAAQQTAAGSQLVAGQDMTVQAGRDLTLEGAGLDAGRDISLQATRDINVDAADETFIQERSKTRDRNGLTANISHNYGNTMDAINGTGKGEDNVSKASSVLSTVDAINSFTSGPTSATHLGSASQGTSSRSEIRDNVPSTLSAGRDINAMAGNNLNVRGSQFEAGRDITLVGKNVNLDVARGAINQESQTTRSQGGINGQSGGGSARAGIGGSNGVASEEMTQGTNNPSVLLSGRDTNIEASENLTMIGTQVIAGHDIDLRAGKDLTIRAAQNDSDSESTRRSGGGEVGIALGGKDFIAVYASVDMGKGKLERETEKQQTAYLYAGNQLRFNSGNDTTIAGANLRADEVVGRVGGDLLVSSVPDTGKVSGKQFDASVTVSIGLAGGGGVSGSVGAGKTTGKTNWVEQQTSITGKNGVDIRTEKHTQIDGALIAADNGKLKLDTNTLGFRDINGVDKEHSYYVNVGGAFGWGAEAGNGAKATGGKDVAFTGDKSLSGAPKEGFNGWSVSGYDYRKEREQDVRATVGAGNIIVRNDAITGQHSTSGLNRDPSKAYDITRDKEKRTDLYISESSLNSVGSPMQTLDRWKKGLQDYGKNSSDLFKIYGELTGATEKALVENPNLAPLAWVPAVLERAMDTTSFWTGGLMPGVISHGGVATQLPVLLSGDMSFYRTTLVYQMDTNNKILMDPETGKPLLKSIDAQVILRPDGSGPIATNGIQNAFGAAMVNGGMQTGSDNYIQAYNPEHGFLGDLLESAWDVNLGDIVRSGNARQLSDFYQAGIDQGYKLDLVGHSQGALLTYRAIQGMNFGTSAGSIQLSGAPVYAQNFYDSAKEAGFSIRNGNAVFQVNRPDSQVFFGMLPMTDTVSDLLGRNSMNANDTFTRFLGAIFTVPYLKGNASPHSNYLCQVKSMCATGASQLQQDFKNGTTTNKDGTKNRTYIVPTFIGPDGSSGSTPF